In Pararhizobium sp. A13, the genomic stretch GCGGCGACGGCGACCGTGATTTTCGGCCTGCCGTCGGTGGAAGCTGCGCTCGACATCACGCGTTTGGGCTTTGACGTGCGTTTTGGTCACTTGCGTGCCGCCGAAGCAATCTGGAATTCCTACTTCCAGCTGACGGCAGGCCACCATCGATGGTGGGCGGCCGATTATGATCCGAACCACCCGATCAACCTGCTGATTTCACTCGGCGGCGCCGGCGAGGAACAGCTGCAGGCAGAGCTGGAGCGTATCTACGAACTGGTGATTGAGAAATATCCTGAGATCTCGGCAGTGGTCGCGACCACCCAAGCGCAGGAAGAAGAGCTCTGGCGGTTGCGGGAGGATACTGATCTCATCTATCGCAAGCACCCGGCCGCCCCCTCCTACGATGTATCGGTGCCGCTTTCGGAAATCGACGCTTATGTGAGCCGCTGCTTGGTCGAACTCAATTCCATTGCCCCCCGGCTCGATCCGTACATCTTCGGTCATCTCGCGGACGGCAACCTGCATATCGTGCTAAATGCCGCGAGCGCCGAGATGACACCGGAAGAAACGGCCGCGGTCGAAACAGTCCTCTACCGCGATCTCGCCGCCGTCGGCGGTTCCTTCTCGGCCGAGCACGGAATTGGCTCGAAGCGGGTCCACTCCCTCCGCGACACGGCAAATCCGGTGAAGCTCGCGCTGATGAAACGGATCAAGGGCACAGTCGACGCGGCGGATCTTCTTAACCCCGGCAAAGTGATCGAGTAAACCGAACGATCCAAACATCAAGGCGCCGCGCTCCGCGATCCGGGAACGCGGCGTTTGGACTGCCCGTCCTACTCTCCCAAGAATGCCCGCCTTCTTCGCCACCCGGTTCGCGCCGACCGGCCAGCCGTCGCACAAAGCGGGCGTGGACTGCGCGTCAACGCCCCTCGTGCCGCATCAAATGGCGCTCAGTCATCCTGACGAGGCCGATGAGGATGAGGTTGATGACAAGGTAAAGTGCCCCGGCGATCGCAAAAACCTCGAAGATGGCATAGGTCTGGCTCATCAGCCGCTTGGTATAGCCAGTGATCTCCAGAACAGTAATCGTCGAGGCGAGGCTCGTTCCTTTCACGACAAGAACGAGTTCATTGCCGTAAGCCGGGAGCGCCTGACGGATTGCGAGCGGAAATTCGATGCGCCGGAAACGCAGGAACGGCGACATGCCGCCGGCCTTGGCTGCTTCGCGCAAACCGGCGGGGATCGACATCAGTCCGCCACGCAGGATTTCGGACGTGTAGGCAGCAGTATTCAGCGCGATCGCCATCACCGCGCACCGGGTGCCGTCGCTGATAACCCACCAAATGGCTGCGTTGTTTCTGACAAACGGCAGCTGGCCTAGCCCGTAGTAGAACAGGAACAGTTGCACCAGCAGCGGCGTGCCTCGAAATGCCAAGCTGTAGTATTTGGCGAAGCCCGCAACAAACCGGCTCTCGGAAAGCCGAATCAATGCAAGGCCAAGGCCAAGGTTGAACCCGAGCAGGACTGAAAGTCCGGTAAGAAGGGCCGTCATCCAAAGCCCCTTGAGGAGCACCGGAACCGCATGTTGGATAAGTTCAAGATCCATCGGCTTATTTCCTTGCCCGGAGTTTCAACAGGCGTTCAACTGCGTCGAACCCGGTTTGGCTGACGAGCGTAATGACCAGGTAGACCACTGCCGCGATCAGAAAGAAGATAAACGGATGCCGGGTACTGCCGGCCCCGACGAATGCGGCGCGCATCAGTTCCTGCAGGCCGACCACAGACACCAGAGCGGTGTCCTTGATCGTCGTTTGCCACACATTGTTCATGCCCGGGATTGCGATCCTCAGCATCTGCGGCGCAATGATCCGGAGGAAAATGCGGCGAGCGGGCAGACCTAGAGCGCGTGCCGCTTCGAGGTGGCCGGCCGGGATCGATGCCAACGCTCCGCGCACCACTTCGGTCGAATAGGCGCCCGATATCGTGCCGATCGCCACCACCGCGATGACGAAAGCATAGCCGCTTTCGGCCAGCCCGGCATAACCGAATGCCGTCGCTACCTTTGTCACGAATTCGACGGAGGAAAAGAACAAGAGGTAGATGATCAGGAGCTCCGGTACCCCCCGCACAAGAGACGTGTAGGCATCGACGACAAGCGTCAGAGGAAATATCCTGGCCCATTTTACGAGGCCGCAGATAACCCCGATAACTGCGCCGGCCAGCATGCTGACTGCTCCAACGGCCACAGTTATTGTCGCACCGAGCAAAATAGCCCTGATCCAACCGTCCTGCCAAACCTGCAATAGACCAAATTCCATCAGATCTGCCCGTGTGTGTTGCTGCATATGCGCCAGATCGGTGTTGATCCACGGCCAATATTCGCCAGCACGCCTGAATGTTTGTGGTGTGCTTCACGCGCCAACTTGACGCGCGAAGACATCGCTTTGCTGAAAATGTGCCCTCGGGGGCACCTCCGCGGATAGAACATTTCCGTTTTTTCTCGTGTCACGGAAATGTTCTATCCTTTTGTTTTCCTGCAATTCCGGGCGGAAAGCCGCGTCACACCTTTCCGGGAATTGCTTTAGTTGCAGCCACGGGAAATGTCCGACTTGAACCAGGTCTGGCTTGCCTTGCCGATCGAGCCGTCGGCGACAAGCTCGCAAAGTGCGGTGTCGATCTTGGCTTTCAGGGCAGTGTTCTCCTGGGCGATCCCGACGCCAATTCCCTCGCCGAGGGAGGAATCGAATTTGCTCTGCACCTTCACGTCGACGAACTGGAAATCCTTGCCCTCCGGTTTGGCAAGAAAGTCCTGGAGCGCGGACGCATCTGCGAACGCCACGTCGACGCGCCCGCTGGCGAGATCCATCTGCATTTGATCGAGCGTATCATAGGTCTTCAGATCGGCGGTCGGCACGCGTTTTTCGATAAAGTGCGCGTGCGTCGTTCCGGCCTGTACGCCGATCGACTTGCCGTCCAACGCCTTGAGCAAGGTGTCGATGTCCTTGATACCGGCGAGGTCCGACGTTTTCGGCACGAGGAACATGTTGGCGAGTTCGGCGTAACCGACGGAAAAGTCGATCTCTTTCTTCCGGTCCTGGGTAATCGACATTCCGGAAATGATGATATCGAAGCGCTTCGCCTTCAGCGCCGGTATCAGACCGTCGAAGGCCTGAACGACGAAGTGGCACTTCATTTCCAGCTTGTTGCAAAGCAGATTGCCCACGTCGGCGTCAAAGCCGGTGACGTTGCCTGCGGCATCGGCCATGCTCCATGGCGGATAGGCGCCCTCGGTACCGATCGAGAGTTCCCCTTCCGCGGCGTACGCGCCGTTGGAAAGTGCAAGAAGCGCAACGAGTGATAAGGCTTTCAATTTCATATGCTGGTTCCCCTTGTTTGATTGGTTGATGCAGGTGCATCGCCGGGCACCGGGCTCGGCAATTTGCGTATTGGGCGGATCGTCAAATGGTGCGGGCCAGAAACTGGCGCAGGCGCTCGGAACGAGGATTGCTGAACAAATCCGCCGGGGTACTCTCCTCTTCCACCTTTCCCTGATGGAGGAAGAGAATTTTGTGCGACACCTCGCGCGCGAACTGCATCTCGTGCGTCACGAGGATCATCGTGTTGCCTTCTTCGGCCAACTGCCGGATGACCCGAAGCACTTCGCCGACAAGCTCCGGATCGAGCGCTGAGGTGGGTTCGTCGAGCAGAATGACCTTGGGGCGCATTGCCAGCGTTCTGGCGATGGCGGCGCGTTGTTGCTGCCCACCGGAAAGTTGGCCCG encodes the following:
- a CDS encoding transporter substrate-binding domain-containing protein — translated: MKLKALSLVALLALSNGAYAAEGELSIGTEGAYPPWSMADAAGNVTGFDADVGNLLCNKLEMKCHFVVQAFDGLIPALKAKRFDIIISGMSITQDRKKEIDFSVGYAELANMFLVPKTSDLAGIKDIDTLLKALDGKSIGVQAGTTHAHFIEKRVPTADLKTYDTLDQMQMDLASGRVDVAFADASALQDFLAKPEGKDFQFVDVKVQSKFDSSLGEGIGVGIAQENTALKAKIDTALCELVADGSIGKASQTWFKSDISRGCN
- a CDS encoding FAD-binding oxidoreductase, producing the protein MSAAPAEPSTDLSTVFLDRIRAIVGASNLKEGQAIANLDYGVAAGNFGATAVVLPASTEEVAAIVNAGTKYGVSIVTHGGRTGLVGGGLSSPGQLVLSTARLNRIVGLSSIERVAVVEAGVTLQSLQAAAAEHRLEPGIDLPSRGSATIGGMVSTNAGGITAFRHGVMRHRVLGMEIVLPDGSVYSDLTRVAKNSAGYDLKHLFIGAEGTLGVVTRIAVKLEPMPAATATVIFGLPSVEAALDITRLGFDVRFGHLRAAEAIWNSYFQLTAGHHRWWAADYDPNHPINLLISLGGAGEEQLQAELERIYELVIEKYPEISAVVATTQAQEEELWRLREDTDLIYRKHPAAPSYDVSVPLSEIDAYVSRCLVELNSIAPRLDPYIFGHLADGNLHIVLNAASAEMTPEETAAVETVLYRDLAAVGGSFSAEHGIGSKRVHSLRDTANPVKLALMKRIKGTVDAADLLNPGKVIE
- a CDS encoding ABC transporter permease subunit (The N-terminal region of this protein, as described by TIGR01726, is a three transmembrane segment that identifies a subfamily of ABC transporter permease subunits, which specificities that include histidine, arginine, glutamine, glutamate, L-cystine (sic), the opines (in Agrobacterium) octopine and nopaline, etc.) encodes the protein MDLELIQHAVPVLLKGLWMTALLTGLSVLLGFNLGLGLALIRLSESRFVAGFAKYYSLAFRGTPLLVQLFLFYYGLGQLPFVRNNAAIWWVISDGTRCAVMAIALNTAAYTSEILRGGLMSIPAGLREAAKAGGMSPFLRFRRIEFPLAIRQALPAYGNELVLVVKGTSLASTITVLEITGYTKRLMSQTYAIFEVFAIAGALYLVINLILIGLVRMTERHLMRHEGR
- a CDS encoding ABC transporter permease subunit (The N-terminal region of this protein, as described by TIGR01726, is a three transmembrane segment that identifies a subfamily of ABC transporter permease subunits, which specificities that include histidine, arginine, glutamine, glutamate, L-cystine (sic), the opines (in Agrobacterium) octopine and nopaline, etc.) encodes the protein MEFGLLQVWQDGWIRAILLGATITVAVGAVSMLAGAVIGVICGLVKWARIFPLTLVVDAYTSLVRGVPELLIIYLLFFSSVEFVTKVATAFGYAGLAESGYAFVIAVVAIGTISGAYSTEVVRGALASIPAGHLEAARALGLPARRIFLRIIAPQMLRIAIPGMNNVWQTTIKDTALVSVVGLQELMRAAFVGAGSTRHPFIFFLIAAVVYLVITLVSQTGFDAVERLLKLRARK